One Aegilops tauschii subsp. strangulata cultivar AL8/78 chromosome 7, Aet v6.0, whole genome shotgun sequence genomic window carries:
- the LOC109745874 gene encoding very-long-chain aldehyde decarbonylase GL1-7-like, whose amino-acid sequence MATRPGPLTEWPWHWMGSFKPSFTSTNTAAATMLVPPQSVPGLGARGIAHCAQCGHQGVGRHEPSIRRHVTSSAFETARRKHIIVDRSLEFDQVDRERSWDDQAILATLFFYVAYAAIPSVRLMPMWETKGAIIMALLHVGPVEFIYYWFHRALHHHFLYSRYHSHHHASIVTEPITAVIHPFVETLAYFLLFSIPMLIPIYMGYGSVLGVVLYLAYNDFINNMGRCNFELLPKWIFQRFPPVKYLMYTPSYHSLHHTKFRTNYSLAMPIYDYIFNTMDKSTDELYERTLIGTEETPDVVHLTHMTTLQSTYHLRVGIASVASRPSDNHVWYMWMIWPMACLSMVLAWVYGSSAFVVESLKLKKIMMQTWVIPRYNFQERQLNGSGELFTQKYPKLRVRLVDGSGLATAVVLKSIPLDTKRVFLCGGGSKVAHATATALCERGVQVIMNQNKEYDMLKLRVAESSTAYLKFSSDEIPQGNRTFDIHSSYPRLE is encoded by the exons ATGGCAACACGGCCGGGCCCTTTGACCGAATGGCCATGGCATTGGATGGGCAGCTTCAAG CCCTCGTTTACGTCCACGaacaccgccgccgccaccatgcTCGTCCCTCCACAATCAG TACCTGGTCTTGGCGCCCGCGGCATTGCACACTGCGCACAGTGTGGTCACCAAGGGGTGGGGAGACATGAACCTAGTATACGCCGCCATGTTACCAGCTCTGCTTTTGAG ACCGCACGGAGGAAGCACATCATTGTTGACCGCAGCCTTGAATTCGACCAGGTCGACCGGGAGAGATCCTG GGATGACCAGGCCATCCTTGCTACGCTGTTTTTCTACGTGGCCTATGCGGCCATCCCGAGTGTCAGACTCATGCCAATGTGGGAAACAAAGGGAGCTATCATCATGGCGTTGCTTCACGTAGGACCTGTTGAGTTTATCTACTATTGGTTCCACAGGGCGCTGCACCACCATTTCCTCTACTCCCGCTACCACTCCCACCACCATGCCTCCATCGTCACAGAGCCTATAACAG CTGTCATCCATCCATTTGTTGAAACCTTAGCTTACTTCCTGTTATTTTCGATCCCCATGCTGATACCAATTTATATGGGATATGGTTCTGTCTTGGGTGTTGTCCTATACCTAGCTTACAACGACTTCATAAATAATATGGGACGCTGCAATTTTGAGTTGCTCCCAAAGTGGATCTTCCAACGTTTCCCTCCTGTCAAGTATCTCATGTACACTCCATC GTATCATTCTCTCCATCATACAAAGTTTCGTACAAACTACTCATTGGCTATGCCAATCTATGACTACATATTCAACACCATGGACAAGTCAACTGACGAGCTGTATGAGAGAACACTGATTGGAACAGAGGAAACACCAGATGTTGTTCACTTGACGCATATGACCACCTTGCAATCGACTTATCATCTAAGGGTTGGGATTGCATCTGTAGCCTCTCGGCCCTCAGATAACCATGTAtggtatatgtggatgatatggCCAATGGCATGCCTATCAATGGTACTGGCATGGGTTTATGGATCATCTGCGTTTGTCGTTGAAAGTCTCAAGCTGAAGAAGATCATGATGCAAACATGGGTGATACCAAGATACAACTTCCAG GAAAGACAACTCAACGGAAGTGGTGAATTATTTACACAAAAATATCCAAAATTGAGAGTTCGACTTGTTGACGGAAGTGGCTTAGCAACAGCAGTTGTTCTCAAGAGCATCCCATTGGATACAAAGCGGGTGTTTCTCTGTGGAGGCGGTTCTAAGGTAGCACATGCCACAGCTACAGCTTTATGTGAGAGAGGTGTCCAG GTAATCATGAACCAAAATAAGGAATATGACATGCTCAAATTGCGAGTTGCAGAGAGCAGCACTGCCTATCTGAAATTCTCCAGTGATGAGATACCTCAG GGAAATAGGACATTTGACATACACAGTTCTTATCCAAGATTAGAATAG
- the LOC120967798 gene encoding uncharacterized protein isoform X1 produces MEHSFVQFSNQRKRMEKGRDEDNVQEREEERLARIRARNCEEFEQFGRFRFSNINEENGGPASQRQTKRKKSTAEKPIVEVTRVLRSQTTRDVEEMPCDNIQEDEDHELGQETKGKKGKKRTRMHNVYDRLGTVPPIRVQYNEDGQPVGDNASEFSNFISTLVKCKISLRHTDWRKVEVEQKIQLWTTLKMYYVVDDKLKD; encoded by the exons ATGGAACACTCATTCGTGCAATTCAGCAACCAAA GAAAAAGAATGGAAAAAGGAAGAGACGAGGACAATGTTCAAGAACGAGAGgaagagaggctagcaagaatTAGAGCAAGAAACTgcgaggaatttgaacaatttggTCGCTTTAGATTTTCAAATATAAATGAAGAAAATGGAGGCCCAGCTAGTCAGCGACAAACTAAAAGGAAGAAG AGCACTGCAGAAAAGCCTATTGTTGAAGTAACTCGAGTCCTTAGGTCCCAAACGACTAGAGATGTTGAAGAGATGCCTTGTGACAACATCCAAGAGGATGAAG ACCATGAGTTGGGTCAAGAAACAAAAGGGAAGAAGGGCAAAAAGCGCACTAGAATGCATAATGTGTATGATAGATTGGGGACAGTGCCACCAATTCGTGTACAATACAATGAAGATGGACAACCAGTTGGGGACAATGCCTCGGAGTTTTCCAACTTCATCTCCACACTTGTGAAATGTAAAATATCTCTTAGGCACACTGATTGGAGAAAGGTTGAAGTTGAGCAAAAAATTCAATTATGGACAACCTTAAAG ATGTATTATGTTGTGGATGACAAACTTAAGGATTAG
- the LOC120967798 gene encoding uncharacterized protein isoform X2 — protein sequence MEKGRDEDNVQEREEERLARIRARNCEEFEQFGRFRFSNINEENGGPASQRQTKRKKSTAEKPIVEVTRVLRSQTTRDVEEMPCDNIQEDEDHELGQETKGKKGKKRTRMHNVYDRLGTVPPIRVQYNEDGQPVGDNASEFSNFISTLVKCKISLRHTDWRKVEVEQKIQLWTTLKMYYVVDDKLKD from the exons ATGGAAAAAGGAAGAGACGAGGACAATGTTCAAGAACGAGAGgaagagaggctagcaagaatTAGAGCAAGAAACTgcgaggaatttgaacaatttggTCGCTTTAGATTTTCAAATATAAATGAAGAAAATGGAGGCCCAGCTAGTCAGCGACAAACTAAAAGGAAGAAG AGCACTGCAGAAAAGCCTATTGTTGAAGTAACTCGAGTCCTTAGGTCCCAAACGACTAGAGATGTTGAAGAGATGCCTTGTGACAACATCCAAGAGGATGAAG ACCATGAGTTGGGTCAAGAAACAAAAGGGAAGAAGGGCAAAAAGCGCACTAGAATGCATAATGTGTATGATAGATTGGGGACAGTGCCACCAATTCGTGTACAATACAATGAAGATGGACAACCAGTTGGGGACAATGCCTCGGAGTTTTCCAACTTCATCTCCACACTTGTGAAATGTAAAATATCTCTTAGGCACACTGATTGGAGAAAGGTTGAAGTTGAGCAAAAAATTCAATTATGGACAACCTTAAAG ATGTATTATGTTGTGGATGACAAACTTAAGGATTAG